One window of Atribacter laminatus genomic DNA carries:
- a CDS encoding DUF4432 family protein has protein sequence MAYQGEVIIRKEMFHYKEMELMKREALKASLFIFDSGIHAIKLENELGYITVLPYKGQQIWDAVFYGRSIKMLSKFDEPKNVESIANTYGCFMYHCGALRTGNPGKEDTHPLHGELPYANFDHPRLLFGEDEKGFYLAITGEFQYNDAFTSSYYRAYPVVKIHSQSSLLDIDIQIENLSDYPMEHMYMTHINFRPIDYGKMIQPVPWNTEFIKLRESIPAHSKDIPMSKEYIQFVNTIKTNPERMQTILPEDPYFPELVIYLKSPKTDDRGWTHFLQVHPNGSGDYVSYRPDQLDHATRWIIRNRDREAYGFLLPGTCDPEGYTHEKAAGNVRIIPEKSSVKYHIIAGALDPNRTKEMQDKIEKL, from the coding sequence ATGGCTTATCAAGGCGAGGTTATTATTAGGAAAGAAATGTTTCACTATAAAGAGATGGAATTAATGAAAAGGGAAGCCTTAAAAGCCTCCCTTTTCATTTTTGATAGTGGAATCCATGCCATAAAATTGGAAAATGAATTGGGATATATAACTGTTTTACCTTATAAAGGGCAGCAAATCTGGGATGCAGTTTTTTATGGTAGAAGCATTAAAATGCTATCAAAATTTGATGAACCAAAAAATGTTGAATCAATAGCCAATACCTATGGATGTTTTATGTACCATTGTGGAGCCTTAAGAACCGGAAATCCAGGAAAAGAAGACACCCATCCACTTCACGGTGAGCTCCCTTACGCAAATTTTGACCATCCCCGGTTACTTTTTGGTGAAGACGAAAAGGGATTTTATTTAGCAATTACTGGAGAATTCCAATACAATGATGCCTTTACCTCAAGCTACTATCGAGCCTATCCAGTAGTTAAGATTCACAGTCAATCATCCCTATTGGATATTGATATTCAAATCGAAAATCTTTCTGATTATCCAATGGAACATATGTATATGACCCATATCAATTTTCGACCTATCGATTACGGAAAAATGATACAACCGGTTCCATGGAATACAGAATTTATTAAACTTCGAGAAAGTATCCCAGCTCATTCGAAGGATATTCCTATGAGTAAGGAGTATATTCAGTTTGTGAATACTATTAAAACTAATCCTGAACGCATGCAAACCATACTTCCTGAAGATCCTTATTTTCCAGAATTGGTTATTTATCTTAAATCTCCCAAAACCGATGATCGGGGATGGACACATTTTTTACAAGTTCATCCTAATGGTTCAGGAGATTATGTTTCCTACCGACCGGATCAACTTGACCATGCAACCCGTTGGATTATACGGAACCGGGATCGAGAAGCCTATGGGTTTTTATTGCCGGGGACTTGTGATCCAGAAGGATACACTCATGAAAAAGCAGCTGGTAACGTGAGAATTATTCCTGAGAAAAGTTCGGTAAAGTACCATATCATTGCTGGGGCGCTTGATCCAAATCGAACCAAAGAAATGCAGGATAAGATAGAAAAATTATAA
- a CDS encoding sugar ABC transporter substrate-binding protein — MKKQTLMLVLAILVVAVFFSGIANAAVDKDPKDIEIPCIYLDVSINFAQALKAGIDAAAKEFGVNAFIDGPVNWNIDQQVSIIENYITKKVDGLAIAPLSSEVIDPIIAKALEAGIPVVTFNTDSETSKRIAFYGQDTVESGRVQAKFLAEYLGGKGKVLITSCDAAAPWSQNREKGVREKMAEYPDIEVIGILNAKGDEQTTYAAIENAIVANPDLAGIASLDAVTTPAVGRAIIRYNLIGKVKQVGHDLMPETLDNIKAGATNASLSQNPFMQGYQPVKALFEHLTKDVPLESLDTGILKVDETNVDEFLKRLEEGDPTVG, encoded by the coding sequence ATGAAAAAACAAACATTAATGCTAGTTTTAGCCATACTAGTTGTAGCTGTATTTTTTTCTGGGATAGCAAATGCAGCGGTAGATAAGGATCCAAAAGATATTGAAATTCCTTGCATATATCTTGACGTATCTATCAACTTTGCTCAAGCGCTTAAAGCTGGAATTGATGCAGCTGCCAAGGAGTTTGGAGTTAATGCTTTTATTGATGGTCCGGTCAATTGGAATATTGATCAACAAGTATCAATAATTGAAAATTACATTACCAAAAAAGTTGATGGCTTAGCAATAGCTCCTCTTAGCTCAGAAGTCATTGACCCAATTATTGCAAAGGCATTAGAAGCAGGAATTCCGGTTGTAACCTTTAATACAGATTCTGAAACGTCCAAAAGGATTGCTTTTTATGGGCAGGATACTGTTGAATCTGGTCGGGTGCAGGCAAAATTTTTAGCCGAATATTTGGGTGGAAAAGGCAAAGTTCTTATTACTAGCTGTGATGCAGCTGCTCCGTGGTCCCAGAACCGAGAAAAAGGCGTAAGAGAAAAAATGGCCGAGTATCCCGATATTGAAGTAATTGGTATTCTTAATGCTAAAGGGGACGAGCAAACTACATATGCTGCAATCGAAAATGCTATTGTTGCCAATCCTGACCTGGCAGGAATTGCCAGCCTTGATGCAGTGACAACTCCGGCGGTTGGTCGAGCAATAATTCGATACAACCTCATCGGAAAAGTGAAACAAGTGGGCCATGATTTAATGCCAGAAACGCTTGATAATATTAAAGCTGGTGCTACCAACGCTTCTTTAAGCCAAAATCCATTTATGCAAGGATACCAACCAGTAAAAGCACTTTTTGAACACTTGACCAAGGATGTTCCTTTGGAAAGCTTGGATACAGGTATTTTAAAGGTAGATGAAACCAACGTTGATGAATTTCTTAAAAGATTAGAAGAAGGAGATCCAACTGTTGGATAA
- a CDS encoding sugar phosphate isomerase/epimerase family protein has translation MEKFKIGVGLWCVSFAADRFLSSGYRPMHSLEEQIKIVARIPGAESIDLHTSDLNGIAIKDAAKMAKDNGLIINAVNANIFGDPVYKYGAFTNTEEKIRRQAIDLSKKSIDMARELGAKISSLWPGQDGFDYYFQNDYYSQWDNTISAMKEISAYAPDIQIGYEYKPKEPRMFSLINNAGKAVYLANEVNASNFGVTLDYGHALFAHENAAESLCLINRAGKLFNVHFNDAYGTWDDDLIAGSVNIWSNLEFFWYLKQTDYQGYVTLDMFPYREDPFEACSLAVRMIQSLEEIVDQLDSQKIRKYQKKSDAVAALEHLRKVVLEKK, from the coding sequence ATGGAGAAATTTAAAATTGGTGTTGGATTATGGTGTGTCAGTTTTGCTGCTGATCGATTCTTGTCCAGTGGGTATCGGCCGATGCATTCATTGGAAGAACAAATAAAAATTGTTGCACGGATACCAGGGGCAGAATCGATCGATCTTCATACCTCAGATCTGAATGGTATCGCCATTAAAGATGCAGCGAAAATGGCTAAGGACAATGGTTTAATAATTAATGCGGTGAATGCCAATATTTTTGGGGATCCGGTTTATAAATATGGTGCATTTACGAATACTGAAGAAAAAATTCGAAGACAGGCTATTGACCTTTCCAAAAAGAGCATTGATATGGCCAGGGAATTGGGTGCAAAAATTTCATCTCTATGGCCTGGTCAAGACGGTTTTGATTACTATTTTCAAAATGATTATTACTCCCAATGGGACAATACCATTTCTGCTATGAAAGAAATAAGTGCATATGCTCCGGATATACAAATTGGTTATGAGTACAAACCAAAAGAACCTCGCATGTTTTCTTTGATAAATAATGCCGGGAAAGCAGTTTATCTTGCCAATGAAGTCAATGCATCAAATTTTGGCGTTACTCTCGATTATGGACATGCCCTATTCGCCCACGAAAATGCTGCAGAATCATTATGCTTAATAAATCGAGCTGGCAAGCTATTTAATGTTCATTTCAATGATGCTTATGGAACCTGGGATGACGATTTAATTGCTGGATCAGTAAATATCTGGAGTAACCTAGAATTTTTCTGGTATTTGAAGCAAACCGATTATCAAGGATATGTAACCCTCGATATGTTCCCTTACCGGGAGGATCCTTTTGAAGCTTGCAGCCTTGCAGTTAGAATGATTCAGAGTTTGGAGGAAATTGTTGACCAACTTGATAGTCAGAAAATTAGAAAATATCAGAAAAAAAGTGATGCTGTTGCTGCATTGGAACATTTGAGAAAAGTTGTTTTGGAAAAAAAATAA
- a CDS encoding sugar ABC transporter ATP-binding protein, translating to MEELVIFKNITKKYPGVVALDEVNFSIQKGEIHAIVGENGAGKSTLMHILGGEIQPDGGEIIYKGKPVVIADPHAARLLGISIVYQELKLCPNLSVVENINLGREKRINRKEMCQECSLVLQSLGAKINPRILVKNLSIAEQQMVEIAKAISFQSEVLILDEPNSALTLNETENLFRNLLKLKEKGVTIIFISHRLEEVFKISDRISVLRDGKYLATYPTNEINIDQIVTLIAGKKLVNELSQKTIKNLEKNRSVLEVKNLSRGKYFKNVSFQLFEKEILGIYGLQGSGRTELLESIFGTAKLDQGEIFLFGRKINITNPKQAIKNGLAMVPEDRRKTGLFSNMDVKDNINMSNPKEVAPIGFINKRKVFEIAKKLVQSLSIKVGSVSQMVKNLSGGNQQKVIISRWLATQPKIFLVDELTRGIDVGAKAEIYRILQRLRDEGLSILLVSSELQEVLAECDRILVMRNGVLVANLFGDQVDKGTVLKYALKG from the coding sequence TTGGAAGAACTAGTGATTTTTAAAAATATCACTAAAAAGTATCCAGGTGTAGTTGCTCTTGATGAGGTAAATTTTTCTATTCAGAAAGGTGAAATTCATGCTATTGTTGGAGAAAATGGAGCTGGAAAATCAACATTAATGCATATTCTAGGTGGAGAAATTCAACCTGATGGTGGAGAGATTATTTATAAAGGGAAACCAGTTGTTATTGCTGATCCTCATGCCGCACGTTTGTTGGGAATAAGTATAGTCTATCAAGAATTAAAACTGTGTCCCAACCTTTCGGTAGTTGAAAATATTAATTTAGGAAGAGAAAAGAGAATCAATCGCAAAGAAATGTGTCAGGAATGTAGTTTGGTTTTGCAATCTTTGGGGGCTAAAATCAATCCTCGCATTTTGGTAAAAAACCTTTCGATTGCTGAACAGCAGATGGTTGAAATTGCTAAGGCAATTAGCTTTCAATCAGAAGTGCTAATACTCGACGAGCCAAATTCGGCGCTCACATTAAATGAAACCGAAAACCTTTTTCGTAACCTATTAAAATTAAAGGAAAAGGGTGTCACTATAATTTTTATTTCCCACAGACTAGAGGAAGTATTTAAAATTTCTGATCGAATTTCGGTTTTAAGAGATGGAAAATATTTAGCAACCTATCCAACTAATGAGATAAACATTGATCAAATTGTTACTTTGATTGCTGGTAAAAAACTAGTAAACGAACTTTCTCAAAAAACCATTAAAAATTTAGAAAAAAATCGTTCGGTACTTGAGGTTAAAAATTTAAGCCGAGGAAAATATTTTAAAAATGTTTCATTTCAATTATTTGAAAAAGAAATATTGGGTATTTATGGTCTTCAAGGTTCTGGTAGAACTGAATTATTAGAAAGTATTTTTGGAACTGCCAAATTGGATCAGGGTGAGATTTTTCTTTTTGGAAGAAAGATAAATATTACCAATCCTAAGCAGGCAATAAAGAATGGACTCGCCATGGTCCCAGAAGATCGGAGAAAAACTGGGTTATTTTCAAATATGGATGTTAAAGATAATATCAATATGTCAAATCCAAAGGAAGTAGCTCCAATTGGGTTTATCAATAAAAGGAAAGTTTTTGAAATTGCAAAAAAACTGGTTCAGAGCCTTAGCATTAAGGTAGGAAGCGTTTCTCAGATGGTAAAAAATTTAAGTGGGGGCAACCAACAAAAAGTTATTATATCGCGTTGGTTAGCTACTCAACCTAAAATATTTTTAGTAGATGAACTCACTCGGGGTATAGATGTTGGAGCAAAGGCTGAAATTTATAGGATTTTACAACGATTACGAGATGAAGGATTATCAATTCTTTTGGTTTCTTCTGAATTGCAAGAAGTATTAGCTGAGTGTGATCGGATATTAGTTATGAGGAATGGGGTGTTAGTAGCGAATTTGTTTGGTGATCAAGTAGATAAGGGAACAGTATTAAAGTATGCTTTAAAGGGATGA
- a CDS encoding ABC transporter permease — MVENENNKDSSFEAVERFSEAGQKGTIKKESVSRKVLVEMFRIREIGVLMALILLLILFSLTSPVFFSVNNLLNVVRQVSLLGIIAMGMTMVIVSGEIDLSVGAVYGLAAVVAGMLMTNGVSIIISIIFALLAGMGFGLINGILVTYARIPALIVTLGTLNVARGAALIASKAQVISTSHRTVADPAINTFLFIGQGKLFEIIPMMSIFLVITAIASYFIFNKTIMGFYMRAVGGNKMAARASGINVMMIKVAAFVITGFFCALAGILNLSFLANVQGTVGYGLELDVIAAVIIGGTSMSGGEGTILGTTIGVLIMGVLRNGLILLGVSPFWQILIIGLVIIGAVGLDTWTSKQKIS; from the coding sequence ATGGTTGAAAATGAAAATAACAAAGATTCATCATTTGAAGCCGTCGAGAGGTTCTCAGAAGCTGGGCAAAAAGGAACAATAAAAAAAGAGTCAGTTAGTCGAAAAGTATTAGTTGAAATGTTTAGAATTAGAGAGATCGGCGTTTTAATGGCTCTTATTTTGCTCCTCATTCTTTTCTCGCTAACATCTCCAGTTTTTTTTAGTGTTAATAATTTATTAAACGTTGTTCGTCAGGTGTCTCTTTTAGGGATTATTGCCATGGGCATGACTATGGTAATCGTTTCTGGTGAGATAGATCTTTCAGTAGGAGCTGTGTATGGTTTGGCAGCAGTTGTTGCGGGCATGCTGATGACCAATGGAGTTTCTATCATAATTTCAATTATTTTTGCACTTTTAGCTGGCATGGGATTTGGTTTAATAAATGGTATACTTGTAACTTATGCAAGGATTCCAGCTTTAATTGTTACTTTAGGCACGCTTAATGTGGCCCGAGGTGCTGCACTTATTGCCAGCAAAGCTCAAGTTATTTCAACCAGTCACCGTACTGTTGCCGATCCAGCTATAAATACTTTCCTATTTATTGGACAGGGAAAGCTCTTTGAAATCATCCCCATGATGAGTATTTTTTTAGTTATCACCGCAATAGCTTCTTATTTTATATTTAATAAAACCATCATGGGTTTTTATATGCGCGCAGTAGGGGGGAATAAAATGGCAGCACGAGCATCAGGTATCAACGTAATGATGATTAAAGTTGCTGCTTTTGTTATTACAGGATTTTTCTGTGCATTAGCGGGAATATTGAACCTTTCTTTTCTAGCCAACGTTCAGGGTACAGTTGGTTATGGGTTGGAGCTGGATGTAATTGCTGCGGTAATTATTGGTGGAACCAGTATGTCTGGAGGAGAAGGGACAATTTTAGGAACGACTATTGGAGTGCTTATCATGGGAGTTCTCCGGAATGGACTTATATTGTTAGGAGTTTCTCCGTTCTGGCAAATTTTGATTATTGGTTTGGTCATCATTGGAGCTGTAGGATTAGATACCTGGACTTCTAAGCAAAAAATATCATAA
- a CDS encoding uroporphyrinogen decarboxylase family protein, with translation MVTREERVLRTIRHDSIDYLPSNIYFASHEKKLSLMETFQFPSLDEFDDFLENHLYLTSPMDDTFRFRGDHEFLKNAEKTVFAKVDWGNGILYDRWGIGYDINTDGICIRHHPLRGKSNLEIENYQAPNLNEPGNLALIEQDIKKYSGDYLVVLVGYFGIFERAWGLLGYEEFMMNMLLEPKLMEGFLDKITQYKIDYAKLTVKLGCKIGHTGDDFGSQKGLMFSKDLWVKFFKPRLAQVWKVYKDAGLPVMHHTCGNVTEIIGDMIDIGLDVLEPVQKVMDFSYLKKEFGKYLTFWGGIGTQDILPFGSPQDVKKMAGKVIETLGKGGGMIIAPDQEIMADVPPENVVALVETIKEKRVSVL, from the coding sequence ATGGTGACAAGGGAGGAAAGAGTTCTAAGGACTATTCGTCATGATTCTATTGATTATCTTCCAAGTAACATTTATTTTGCTTCTCATGAAAAGAAACTATCCCTCATGGAAACCTTTCAATTTCCGTCTCTTGATGAATTTGATGATTTTTTAGAAAATCACCTTTATCTCACTTCACCAATGGATGATACTTTCCGTTTTCGTGGAGATCACGAATTTTTAAAGAACGCTGAAAAGACGGTTTTTGCTAAAGTTGATTGGGGAAACGGTATTCTCTATGATCGATGGGGAATAGGCTATGATATTAATACTGATGGGATATGTATTCGTCACCATCCCTTGAGAGGGAAAAGCAACCTTGAGATCGAAAATTACCAAGCTCCCAACCTCAACGAACCCGGAAATTTGGCGTTAATTGAACAAGATATTAAAAAATATTCCGGAGATTATCTGGTGGTTTTGGTTGGATATTTTGGAATATTTGAACGAGCCTGGGGTCTCCTGGGGTATGAAGAATTTATGATGAATATGCTTTTAGAACCTAAACTAATGGAAGGGTTTTTAGATAAAATCACTCAATATAAAATTGATTATGCCAAACTAACTGTAAAATTGGGATGCAAGATTGGTCATACTGGGGATGACTTTGGTTCGCAAAAAGGATTGATGTTTTCAAAAGATCTTTGGGTAAAATTTTTTAAACCCCGTTTAGCGCAGGTATGGAAGGTTTATAAAGATGCCGGATTGCCGGTCATGCATCATACTTGTGGAAATGTAACAGAAATAATTGGGGACATGATTGATATAGGATTAGATGTTTTGGAGCCGGTGCAAAAAGTTATGGATTTTTCGTACCTAAAAAAAGAATTTGGAAAATATTTAACCTTTTGGGGTGGCATTGGAACTCAAGACATACTTCCCTTCGGATCTCCTCAAGATGTGAAAAAAATGGCGGGAAAGGTAATTGAAACCCTTGGAAAAGGAGGAGGAATGATTATTGCTCCTGACCAAGAAATTATGGCAGATGTTCCTCCAGAAAATGTAGTTGCTTTGGTTGAAACCATTAAGGAGAAACGAGTGAGCGTATTATAA
- the glpK gene encoding glycerol kinase GlpK, whose protein sequence is MERNFVMAIDQGTTGTKVILVDHDGMVVSSAYREINQIFPEPGWVEHNPKEYLDTTIICAKEAMKKGGIQASQIAGIGITDQRETTIIWDKKTGEPVYNAIVWQCRRTASICEDLKKKGLEKKIRQKTGLTIDAYFSASKIKWIIENVPGVKVRTMSGELIMGNIDSWLMWNLSGGRMHVTDYSNASRTMLFNVQKLNWDQELLDIMEIPREIFPEPKPSSGVMAITNKSIFDGVEIPIAGVAGDQHAALFGQTCFKPGMAKNTYGTALALMMNIGEKFILMEHGLTTDLAWGIDGKIEYSFEGLVFNGGGAVQWLRDGLKIIENAAQTEAMAQSIPNTGGIYLVPAFTGLCAPYWDMYARGLIIGITRGTTREQVVRATLESMAYQTRDVLEAMVTDLKKPLDSLRVDGGAVKNNFLMQFQADILGVPVIRPVITEMAALGAAYLAGLGVGFWKNREEISAMWKVDRVFDPEMDVSQREELYRGWKKAVERSLRWAE, encoded by the coding sequence TTGGAAAGGAATTTTGTAATGGCCATTGATCAGGGAACGACTGGAACTAAAGTCATTTTGGTTGATCATGATGGAATGGTTGTTTCCAGCGCCTATCGTGAAATAAATCAAATCTTTCCAGAGCCAGGTTGGGTTGAACATAATCCAAAGGAATATTTGGATACAACCATAATCTGTGCGAAAGAAGCCATGAAAAAAGGAGGGATTCAGGCTTCACAGATTGCAGGGATAGGTATTACCGATCAGCGTGAGACTACAATAATATGGGACAAGAAAACCGGGGAACCAGTCTATAATGCCATTGTTTGGCAGTGCCGTCGGACGGCGTCCATTTGTGAAGACCTTAAAAAAAAGGGTCTAGAAAAAAAAATTCGTCAGAAAACCGGTCTAACCATAGATGCTTATTTTTCCGCCTCCAAGATTAAGTGGATTATAGAAAATGTTCCAGGCGTAAAGGTAAGAACGATGAGTGGAGAGCTGATAATGGGGAATATTGATTCCTGGCTAATGTGGAATCTCAGTGGCGGACGAATGCATGTGACCGATTATTCAAATGCTTCTCGAACTATGCTTTTTAATGTTCAAAAACTAAACTGGGATCAAGAATTATTAGACATCATGGAAATTCCTCGGGAAATTTTTCCTGAACCAAAACCATCCAGTGGCGTTATGGCGATTACGAATAAGAGCATTTTTGACGGAGTTGAAATACCCATAGCTGGGGTTGCTGGGGATCAACATGCTGCTCTTTTTGGTCAAACTTGTTTTAAACCAGGGATGGCTAAAAATACTTATGGAACCGCGTTAGCTTTGATGATGAACATTGGTGAGAAGTTTATTTTAATGGAACATGGGCTAACAACCGATTTAGCTTGGGGGATTGATGGAAAAATTGAATATTCCTTTGAGGGATTAGTTTTTAATGGGGGTGGAGCGGTTCAGTGGCTCCGGGATGGACTCAAAATTATTGAGAATGCGGCACAAACTGAAGCTATGGCTCAATCAATTCCAAATACTGGGGGCATATATCTCGTTCCAGCTTTTACCGGACTTTGTGCTCCCTATTGGGATATGTATGCTCGGGGTCTTATTATCGGGATAACCCGAGGAACGACACGTGAACAAGTAGTTCGAGCTACCTTAGAATCGATGGCATATCAAACGCGAGATGTGTTAGAAGCTATGGTCACTGATTTAAAAAAACCCTTGGATTCTCTCCGGGTCGATGGGGGCGCCGTAAAAAATAATTTCTTAATGCAATTCCAAGCAGATATTTTGGGAGTTCCAGTAATTAGGCCAGTAATCACCGAAATGGCAGCCTTAGGAGCAGCTTATCTTGCCGGACTCGGAGTTGGTTTTTGGAAAAATAGGGAAGAAATTTCAGCTATGTGGAAGGTGGATAGAGTTTTTGATCCAGAAATGGATGTAAGTCAGAGAGAAGAACTTTATCGTGGATGGAAGAAAGCGGTAGAGAGGTCTCTGCGTTGGGCTGAATAA
- a CDS encoding zinc-dependent dehydrogenase, with amino-acid sequence MKAAVMQEIGKIVVKEIPDPEVGQDEILIKVDACAICGSDIRTLWYGSSHVKPPRILGHEVVGTIIKMGPEVTGGYQLGDSVAITPAIGCGECLYCRSGFTNMCSNLETIGFEFNGGFAELMNVPAKAIKQGHVNKLPSGLSCDQAVLAEPLACCINGQEPLGIGLGHKIVVIGAGTIGLFHTELALLKGVSRVFLADVVPSRLRNAETLGKNVIPIDSRNIDLMKETQSQTNGYGADVVIVACPVGEAQNQALKMVAKKGRVSLFGGLPPDKSIGHLDSNLIHYKEIGVFGAHASTASQNRLALELIANKRVDASRYITHTFHLDQIMEGMNVAKEGKAIKVVIKP; translated from the coding sequence ATGAAAGCGGCCGTTATGCAAGAAATTGGTAAAATTGTTGTGAAAGAAATTCCCGATCCGGAAGTAGGACAAGATGAAATTTTAATTAAAGTTGATGCATGTGCCATATGTGGATCAGACATAAGAACGTTGTGGTATGGGAGTTCTCATGTTAAGCCTCCTCGAATATTAGGACATGAAGTAGTTGGTACAATTATAAAGATGGGTCCTGAAGTTACTGGTGGTTATCAATTGGGTGACTCGGTGGCAATCACGCCTGCTATTGGATGTGGTGAGTGCCTTTATTGCCGTTCAGGATTTACAAATATGTGTTCCAATTTAGAAACGATAGGATTTGAGTTTAATGGTGGGTTTGCAGAATTAATGAATGTACCTGCCAAAGCCATAAAACAAGGCCATGTAAACAAACTTCCTTCCGGACTATCCTGCGATCAAGCAGTATTAGCTGAACCTTTGGCATGTTGTATAAATGGTCAAGAACCGCTTGGTATTGGGTTAGGACACAAAATTGTCGTTATTGGAGCAGGAACAATTGGGCTATTCCATACTGAATTAGCTTTGTTGAAGGGAGTTTCCCGAGTTTTTCTGGCTGATGTTGTCCCCTCTCGCTTGAGAAATGCTGAGACTTTAGGAAAAAATGTTATTCCAATTGATAGCAGAAATATCGATTTAATGAAAGAAACACAATCTCAAACCAATGGGTATGGTGCAGACGTTGTGATTGTTGCTTGCCCTGTTGGTGAAGCACAAAATCAAGCTCTGAAAATGGTGGCAAAAAAAGGAAGAGTAAGCCTATTTGGCGGCTTGCCGCCAGATAAATCAATCGGTCACTTAGACAGTAATTTAATTCACTATAAAGAAATTGGTGTCTTTGGGGCGCATGCATCAACTGCATCCCAAAACCGTCTTGCTTTAGAATTAATAGCTAATAAAAGAGTTGATGCCAGTCGTTATATAACTCATACTTTTCACCTTGATCAGATCATGGAAGGGATGAATGTGGCAAAAGAAGGGAAAGCCATTAAGGTGGTTATAAAACCCTAA
- a CDS encoding ABC transporter permease: MATSTLSRWFHGNVGMVTSVIAAIAIIAIFQIINPFFLSPQGRVTLVYAMSYFLIVACGLTFVIMIGSFDFSVVSMLKLGAIICALYIDDLGLMVIPLALLACTAMGFINGLLFAKFKVPSFLATLGMSMVIEGIALYLSRGFLHIISNRAFRSIAVTFIAGLPSIFYWALAIWGVCIFIALATPFGRQIYAIGGNPTAASLCGINVVKKRIYVFMLSGFLSGLAGILYMAQFGGGSIEMGADMSIPLFASVIAGGTSLAGGTGGPQRTILGVILITWTQAGMSMNAIGHDIQLVVFALIAIGMSILTANRKTMSIVK, encoded by the coding sequence ATGGCGACTTCAACTCTTTCGAGATGGTTCCATGGAAATGTTGGCATGGTAACATCGGTGATTGCTGCAATTGCGATTATTGCCATTTTCCAAATTATTAACCCATTTTTTCTCAGTCCTCAAGGCAGAGTAACCTTAGTTTATGCAATGTCCTATTTTTTAATAGTTGCTTGTGGTTTAACTTTTGTGATAATGATTGGATCATTTGACTTTTCTGTAGTGAGCATGCTAAAACTTGGTGCCATTATTTGTGCTTTGTATATTGATGATTTAGGTCTAATGGTAATTCCTCTAGCTTTATTGGCATGCACAGCAATGGGTTTTATAAATGGATTGTTATTTGCGAAATTCAAGGTACCTTCTTTTTTGGCAACCCTCGGAATGTCAATGGTTATCGAGGGGATAGCTTTGTATCTTTCTCGAGGGTTTCTCCATATTATCAGTAATAGGGCTTTCCGGTCGATTGCAGTTACATTTATAGCTGGATTACCTTCAATTTTCTATTGGGCTTTAGCCATTTGGGGTGTTTGTATATTCATAGCTCTAGCTACACCCTTTGGGAGACAAATTTATGCAATTGGTGGTAACCCTACAGCTGCCTCTCTTTGCGGAATTAATGTTGTGAAGAAGAGGATTTATGTATTTATGCTAAGTGGGTTTTTATCTGGATTAGCGGGGATCTTATATATGGCTCAATTTGGAGGAGGTTCTATTGAGATGGGGGCAGATATGAGTATACCACTTTTTGCCAGCGTTATAGCAGGTGGTACTTCCCTTGCTGGAGGGACGGGAGGACCACAAAGAACAATCCTAGGTGTTATCTTAATTACTTGGACACAAGCTGGGATGTCAATGAATGCAATTGGACACGATATTCAACTAGTTGTTTTTGCCCTTATCGCTATAGGGATGAGTATACTTACTGCAAACAGAAAAACGATGAGCATTGTCAAGTAG